ATTGTGGAAAGCTTATGTTAGAGGTCAATGGGAAAAAAGGTAAAATGTTGATATGTCAAGATAGAGAGTGTGGCCATAGAAAAACTGTGGCTAAACTAACCAATACTCGATGTCCAAATTGCCATAAAAAGCTAGAACTCAAGGGACAGGGAGAAGGACAAATATTTGTATGTAGCTGTGGTCATAGGGAAAGACTTTCTGCTTTTCAAGAAAGAAAGAAACAGCAGGGCAGCAAGGTTTCTAAAAAGGAAGTATCCAAATATTTAAAGCAACAGGAAAAAGAGAAGGATAAACCAATAAACACGGCTTTAGCAGATGCCCTATCAAAGCTAAAGCTATAGAATCAATAGATAAAAACGCCATGTTTTCCTGTGACAGCCTAAAGAAAAAGATGATAAAAACAGTATAATAGCTGGTTGAGGTGATAAAATGACCAAAATCTCAGGGGAGGGCTGTGAACAGTTAATACCCTTCAATGATATAAAATCCCTTCAGGAAATAGAACATAGTATTATTACAAAATATAGGAAAACTATATGGGGAAAGTTTATAAAAGCTATAAAAGAATATGAACTCATAAAAGATGGAGATAGAATAGCCATTGCCATATCTGGTGGGAAAGACAGCCTTTTAATGGCAAAGCTCTTCCAAGAATTAAAGCGTCATGGAAAAGATAATTTCCAGTTAGAGTTTATTGCTATGGATCCTGGCTATCATGAGAGCGTAAAAAAACTGTTGATAGATAACTGTCGGCACCTAGATATTCCTATTCACATTTTTGAATCGGGTATTTTTAAAATTGTAGATGACATTGCCCAGGAGTATCCCTGTTTTATGTGTGCTAAAATGCGTCGAGGTGCGTTATATAAAAAAGCTCAGGAACTGGGGTGCAATAAGCTGGCCCTAGGGCATCATTTTAACGATGTTATTGAAACCGTCATGATGAACCTGTTATATACAGGAAATTTTAGCACCATGCTACCAAAACTAAAAGCCTCTAATTATAAAGGACTACAGTTAATTAGGCCCCTTTATCATATTGAAGAAGCTGCTATTATTGATTTTACAGAGAATAATGGCATTTGGCCTTTAAATTGTGCTTGTATGGTGGCAGCAAAAAAAACTGGTACAAAAAGATACGAAGTTAAAGAACTAATCAAACAACTAAAGGAAAATTTTAAAGATGTAGACAAATCTATCTTAAGAGCTACACAAAATGTTAATATGAATACAATTTTAGGTTGGAAGAAAGATGGACAAAAGTATTTTTATTTAGATGAA
This Natronincola ferrireducens DNA region includes the following protein-coding sequences:
- a CDS encoding tRNA 2-thiocytidine biosynthesis TtcA family protein produces the protein MTKISGEGCEQLIPFNDIKSLQEIEHSIITKYRKTIWGKFIKAIKEYELIKDGDRIAIAISGGKDSLLMAKLFQELKRHGKDNFQLEFIAMDPGYHESVKKLLIDNCRHLDIPIHIFESGIFKIVDDIAQEYPCFMCAKMRRGALYKKAQELGCNKLALGHHFNDVIETVMMNLLYTGNFSTMLPKLKASNYKGLQLIRPLYHIEEAAIIDFTENNGIWPLNCACMVAAKKTGTKRYEVKELIKQLKENFKDVDKSILRATQNVNMNTILGWKKDGQKYFYLDEYDEK